Genomic window (Zingiber officinale cultivar Zhangliang chromosome 2B, Zo_v1.1, whole genome shotgun sequence):
TGCCCATGTCATACTACCATGTCAGCATTTAGCTGAAAAACTGATTTAAGCCCAACCTAGAGACTTTTGTTGCAAAGTTTATAGATACAATTATCATCAATTTCGCCATGTTTTATCATACACAATAAATTAACTTATCAATGATATCTGACAATAGTGGAAGATTACAGTTAATCAATTTGGCTTCTATATAATAAAATCAAAGTGTTTTACTTTGGTCAGGCAGTTGATGAGGCAAAATCTGTAGTATCCATCAATGGTGACCGCATAaaacaattacaggagcttcatGCTAAGCTAGACGAGCACTTGCTAACAGAGAAAAACCATCAGAAAGCCTTTGAAGATGATATTCAGTGTAATATGAATGCAGTTTTATCTTCAGATGACAACAGGAAAACTGCTTTACAGCTTGCGCTTGAGGAGGAGCAGCAAGTTGTTGCTGTATGTATTTTGCACTACTCCAGTAAAACAATACTATATATCATTAGTTAACAAAGctattttgttttttcttttctcagGATAAATGGCTTCATATTTATCGTGCCTTAATTGATGAGCGAGGACCATGGTCTTCACTTCCTTTTCCAAATTCTGTTGCCACTCATTGGAAACTCGATAAGACAGAGGATAGTTGGAGGCGCAGGCCCAAACTTAAACGAAATTACAAGTTTGATGAGCGTCTTTGTCACCCTCCAACAACTAAAATGTCAAATAGAATCACTCAACCTACAAGTGAGTCCTCTGCTGGTATGAGGACCAATTTTCCTGAACAAATGAAACAATTTATTTTGAAGGGTGTACGAGGAATTACTGATGAGAAGTCTCTGGATTCCTTGGATGATGACTTGGCTATGATGAATGAGCCTGACCCGCATATTTTTTTGGAAAATCATGGTTCAGAATTTGTCAAAGACCACAGTGGTGATGTGGATAGTGTTCCTGAAAAGGAACCATCCTCTGGTTCCACAGATAGTGATTTTTTTGAGGTATGTATATTTTTGGAGATGCTAGATCTTACACTTTAGACATCCATTTTATGTGTTCATGGGTCTTGTTTTGTAGGTTCACTTGTCTACACTTGCTGTGTTTATTACACCAAAACGAAAATTGGCTGGGCATTTGGCTATCATGCAGAATGTGCTGCATTTTTCTGGTGAGTTCTTAGTTGAAGGCACAGGAGGATCTTCAGTTTTCAGAAATTTCAATGATACAGGGAACTTAGATTCTAGAAAATCTGAACCATTGGGAAGTATACCGAAGCAGAAATCACATAAAGGGCTGACATTTGATAGCACCCGTGGAAAAGGATCAATTGACAGTGAAGATCTTGATGTTTCTGCACAGCATAAATGCAACAAGATCAAACTCCATAGGAGATGGAATCTTTCTACGGTCTGTACTTCATAATAATTTCTTCTATGAGGATTTAACTTTTGATGTTTAGGCATTTTATTCAACATAACATTATAGATCCTTGCTTTTGCAGATAAAAGCAGTTCATTGGACTCGCTACTTACTACAGTATACAGCACTAGAAATATTCTTCAATGATTCCAAGGCACCTGTTTTTCTGAATTTTATGTCTCAAAAGGATGCCAAACATTTTGGAACAACAATAATCTCTCTGAGGAATGAATTGTATCCCAAAGGGAGCTCCAAAGATAAAACTGGACACATTACTTTTATTGACAGACGTATTGCACTTGAGATGGCTGAAAATGCCAGGGAGAGATGGAGGAGAAGAGAGATTAGCAACTTTGAATATTTAATGACTCTCAATACTCTTTCTGGTCGTTCTTATAATGACTTGACTCAATATCCTATCTTTCCTTGGGTATTGGCTGATTATTCATCAGAAAAGCTAGATTTCAACAAATCATCTACTTTTAGAGACCTTTCAAAACCAGTTGGTGCCTTGGACTCCAAACGCTTTGAGGTCATTCGCATTGTTAAATATTAGTAACTACTAGCTGGCTGTTCATGACCATGTAATCGCATTAACTTGATGCAGGGTTTTGAGGAGAGATATCACAGTTTCAGTGATCCTGATATTCCTAGGTCGTGGCTATGCTATCAGAGTTTTGGTACTTTCTGGTCTGGATAGGCATTCATATTTAGTAACATCTGACACATTTTCTTTCTTTGCAGTTTTTACTATGGATCTCATTATTCTAGCATGGGCATTGTGCTCTATTATTTACTTAGGCTTGAACCTTTTACAGCTCTGCATCGAAATTTGCAGGTACCATATACTGTTTTTTGTTCTTCTATTTCTCCTTACTGAAGCAAAATTTTCCTGCTAAGCTGCATtctatttcatttaattttttatccTATTTTTATGTAGCTGTTGTTAATGTTTCTTCGACAGGGAGGAAAATTCGATCACGCAGACCGTCTTTTTCAATGCATAGATGGAACATACCGGAATTGCCTATCTAATACAAGTGATGTCAAGGAGCTGATCCCTGAGTTCTTTTACATGCCTGAATTTCTTGTCAATTCAAATCGTTATCATTTAGGTGTTAAGCAAGATGGTGAACCTCTAGGTGATGTTGTCCTCCCTCCATGGGCCAAGGTATTAGTTCTTATAGTATGGGATATGATTAACCATGTTTTCTTAATGTGATTTTTCTATGAAATATATGTAGTCTATGGATGGAAGCTTGAAGTCATTCTTTAGATTTGTGCTAATTTCTATCATAATTTGTTCTCCTTTTTGACTTATTCCTTCACTgtggtttgtttttttttctaaaaattaaaaaggaagtttgatcctTGTAATTCATAAAAGGATAAAATAACATGCTTGGCATTTGTTGTTCACATTAAttgttgatttattttattacattttttatcTATAAGGATTTATTCTGTACCTCCAAATAAGGTGTATCTTCTCTTTATTTACAGGTGTTCCCTTTAAATCTCCAAATCTTTTGAAATGGTTAACTAACTCCCTAAGTTATGCAGCTACTTCTAAAATGCATTCTTGATTTGCCAAAATAAAAGTTGAAATTCTTCTTTCTGTCTATGTTTAGATCTAATAAAATTTCGGCATCAACTTTCAGAAAATCATTGATCTCTACCCTTGGTCAACTTTAGCTATTGAGGTCAAATGAGATGGAATTTAGAATGTCAAatatgttttcattttttttcttactgTTATTGGCCTTGTAAATAGAGTTTCTTATTACATGTTTCACTGGTACTGTTGGTATATATGTATTTAGTTTCATGGGTATTTTTTCTTTTAGTTATTTCAACCAGTGACTCTTTGTACAGGGTTCATCAGAGGAGTTCATATATAGAAATAGGGAAGCTTTGGAGAGTGAATACGTGAGTTCCAATCTTCA
Coding sequences:
- the LOC122048229 gene encoding BEACH domain-containing protein B-like, translating into MPSFTSSPMYCASIAESTQGDPFRVESIDEDIQSLNTSHAIFHVFTYLLTSIAESTQSQLRVIHSGLSRLTKISSHLILHMPSFTSSPMYCASIAESTQGDPFRDNLMFWKNNKEIGLVKLIAVAVDEAKSVVSINGDRIKQLQELHAKLDEHLLTEKNHQKAFEDDIQCNMNAVLSSDDNRKTALQLALEEEQQVVADKWLHIYRALIDERGPWSSLPFPNSVATHWKLDKTEDSWRRRPKLKRNYKFDERLCHPPTTKMSNRITQPTSESSAGMRTNFPEQMKQFILKGVRGITDEKSLDSLDDDLAMMNEPDPHIFLENHGSEFVKDHSGDVDSVPEKEPSSGSTDSDFFEVHLSTLAVFITPKRKLAGHLAIMQNVLHFSGEFLVEGTGGSSVFRNFNDTGNLDSRKSEPLGSIPKQKSHKGLTFDSTRGKGSIDSEDLDVSAQHKCNKIKLHRRWNLSTIKAVHWTRYLLQYTALEIFFNDSKAPVFLNFMSQKDAKHFGTTIISLRNELYPKGSSKDKTGHITFIDRRIALEMAENARERWRRREISNFEYLMTLNTLSGRSYNDLTQYPIFPWVLADYSSEKLDFNKSSTFRDLSKPVGALDSKRFEGFEERYHSFSDPDIPSFYYGSHYSSMGIVLYYLLRLEPFTALHRNLQGGKFDHADRLFQCIDGTYRNCLSNTSDVKELIPEFFYMPEFLVNSNRYHLGVKQDGEPLGDVVLPPWAKGSSEEFIYRNREALESEYVSSNLHHWIDLVFGYKQRGKPAVEAANIFYYLTYEGAVDLENMDDMLQKSAIEDQIANFGQTPIQIFRKRHPRRGPPIPIAHPLYFAPASITLTSIVSSATSPSSAIVFIGLLDSNVVLVSQGLTLSVKLWLTTQLQAGGNFTFSGSQEPFFGIGPDVFSPRKLCTPLAENIEFGKQCMVTMQVLNENYLISCGNWENSFQVISLNEGRIVQSIRQHKDVVSCIAVSSDGSMLATGSYDTTVMVWHAYRGRHAERRSRAMQTDFPRKDHVIIESPFHILCGHDDIITCLFISAELDVVISGSKDGTCIFHTLREGRYAQSIQHPSGSPLSKLVVSPHGRLVIYAESDLSLHMYSINGKHVASSESNGRLNCIELSSCGDFLVCAGDQGQIIVRSMHSLDVVRKYEGIGKIITSLAVTPEECFLAGTKDGSLLVYSIENPLTRRGSSLSRNNKSKNTATG